Proteins encoded together in one Musa acuminata AAA Group cultivar baxijiao chromosome BXJ3-6, Cavendish_Baxijiao_AAA, whole genome shotgun sequence window:
- the LOC135639590 gene encoding fimbrin-5-like encodes MSNFVGVLVSDPWLQNQFTQVELRGLKSKFLSTKRESGHVIVGDLPPLMGKLKGLKDVVTEQEIAGILAESYAETSHELDFESFLQAYLNLQARVAEKSGEMKNSSSFLKATTTTLLHTINESEKASYVAHINSYLGEDSFLKKYLPLDPASNELFNLVRDGVLLCKLINVAVPGTIDERAINTKGVLNPWERNENHTLCLNSAKAIGCTVVNIGTQDLIEGRPHLVLGLISQIIKIQLLADLNLKKTPQLIELVDDSKDMEELMSLGPEKLLLKWMNFHLKKAGYKKTVTNFSSDVKDGEAYAYLLNALAPEHSSPAVLDTKDPNERAKIVLEQAEKLDCKRYLSEKDIVEGSPNLNLAFVAQIFQHRNGLSTDTKSISLSQMMPDDIQVSRDERAFRLWINSLGIATYVNNLFEDVRNGWVLLEVLDKVSPGLVNWKHATKPPIKMPFRKVENCNQIIKIGKELNFSLINVAGNDIVQGNKKLILAYLWQLMRFNILKLLKNLRYHSQGKEISDVDILNWANSKVKGSARTPQMESFKDKNLSYGIFLLELLSAVKPRTVNWKLVTTGESDEEKKLNATYIITVARKLGCSVFLLPEDIIEVNQKMILTLTASIMYWSLQQTGENFEPSEEDSVSQTAPSDGDGSAVAESISDLAIDDAASDTSQSENGNSTIGG; translated from the exons ATGTCAAATTTCGTCGGCGTTCTTGTCTCCGATCCCTGGCTCCAGAATCAGTTCACGCAGGTCGAGCTTCGAGGCCTTAAATCCAAA TTTCTTTCCACCAAAAGGGAGTCAGGGCATGTGATTGTAGGAGATCTGCCCCCGTTGATGGGAAAGCTGAAGGGTCTCAAAGATGTGGTTACTGAGCAAGAGATTGCAGGCATTTTAGCCGAATCCTACGCTGAAACCTCGCATGAATTGGACTTCGAATCATTCCTTCAG GCATATCTGAATCTGCAAGCTCGTGTGGCAGAAAAATCAGGTGAAATGAAGAACTCATCATCGTTCTTGAAGGCCACCACGACTACGCTCTTGCACACCATAAATGAATCTGAGAAGGCATCTTATGTGGCACACATCAACAGTTATCTTGGAGAAGACTCATTTTTAAAGAAATACCTTCCATTGGATCCTGCATCTAATGAACTTTTCAACCTTGTCAGAGATGGTGTTCTCCTATG TAAATTGATCAACGTTGCGGTGCCGGGCACTATTGATGAGAGGGCGATCAATACAAAAGGAGTACTCAATCCATGGGAGCGAAATGAAAATCACACTCTTTGCCTCAACTCTGCGAAGGCTATTGGTTGCACTGTCGTCAATATTGGAACACAGGACTTGATTGAAGGGCGG CCTCACTTGGTGCTTGGCTTGATATCTCAAATTATAAAG ATACAACTCTTGGCAGATCTGAACCTCAAGAAGACACCACAGCTGATAGAGTTGGTAGATGACAGCAAG GACATGGAGGAATTAATGAGCTTGGGACCCGAGAAATTGTTACTAAAATGGATGAATTTTCATCTAAAGAAAGCAGGATACAAGAAAACTGTAACAAATTTTTCTTCTGATGTGAAG GATGGTGAGGCATATGCTTACCTTCTTAATGCTCTTGCACCTGAACATTCCAGCCCAGCTGTTTTGGATACTAAAGATCCCAATGAAAGGGCAAAAATAGTACTTGAACAAGCTGAAAAGCTGGATTGCAAACGGTATCTAAGTGAAAAAGACATTGTTGAAGGCTCTCCTAATCTGAACCTTGCATTTGTTGCTCAGATATTCCAGCATAG GAATGGTCTATCCACTGACACTAAGTCGATTTCCCTATCTCAAATGATGCCGGATGATATCCAAGTATCCAGAGATGAGAGAGCCTTTCGGTTATGGATTAACAGTCTTGGAATTGCTACATATGTTAATAATTTGTTTGAGGATGTCAGGAACGG ATGGGTTCTTTTAGAAGTACTTGACAAAGTGTCTCCTGGATTAGTTAACTGGAAGCATGCAACTAAACCTCCAATTAAGATGCCATTTAGAAAAGTGGAAAATTGCAACCAAATTATAAAGATTGGCAAGGAGTTGAATTTTTCGCTTATAAATGTTGCTGGCAATGACATTGTCCAAGGAAATAAGAAGCTCATTCTTG CTTATTTGTGGCAGTTGATGAGATTCAATATTCTTAAACTTTTAAAGAACTTGAGATATCACTCCCAAGGAAAAGAGATATCAGATGTTGATATTCTAAATTGGGCCAATAGCAAGGTGAAGGGTTCAGCCAGAACACCTCAAATGGAGAGTTTCAAG GATAAGAACTTGTCATATGGAATATTTTTACTCGAGCTTCTTAGTGCTGTAAAACCAAGGACTGTAAATTGGAAGCTTGTTACAACGGGTGAAAGTG ATGAAGAGAAGAAGTTGAATGCCACATATATCATCACTGTTGCGAGAAAGCTTGGCTGCTCTGTCTTTTTGTTGCCTGAGGATATCATAGAG GTAAACCAGAAGATGATTCTTACTCTTACTGCCAGTATCATGTATTGGAGTCTGCAGCAAACTGGAGAAAACTTTGAACCATCAGAAGAGGATTCTGTATCACAGACAGCTCCATCTGACGGAGATGGAAGTGCTGTTGCAGAGAGCATTTCCGACTTGGCAATCGATGATGCTGCTTCAGATACATCCCAGTCAGAAAATGGCAATTCGACTATTGGGGGATGA
- the LOC103986869 gene encoding probable WRKY transcription factor 34 isoform X1, producing the protein MLLSLSLSRILPISRLYLGQTALWGWVSLCVRSRRSKKKRLLQEFFDFPTEERTEEGKISCFVSDLTGLTICIGSRIESITGGMDDKTAMMEDWTLPNPSPRTLISNLLNEEFGSRSFSDLLSGKENETPPNAPETEKVDRVTKVEGGEASNDHPLEPNWSGAHKLNSHGGLAERMAASGFNVPKLNTACIGQANMDASSSGVRSPYLTIPPGLSPTTLLESPVFLCNSLAQPSPTTGKFLFARNNNTGPLSVSVSAASIKCDDLLEDVPEAFAFKPPLESHSFYSSSEMKVAPDFGQPQTLSSMRVSIQSGDSKEMGTTEAGTMHVLNQQEFNLQESKDAIPDSFMSSDRSLPLDEQQEGDRDLRGELSSVAVGAPAEDGYNWRKYGQKQVKGSEYPRSYYKCTHLNCQVKKKVERSQEGHFTEIIYKGEHNHPKPPPNRRSGVLLSNPFNDAEIDGSDQPGSQMTTDSKPMWVGRNMGNEGHDWQGDLEATSSAHVTAECCDPSAAVQQRPDGPRLSSDAIDVSSTMSSGEDEDDQATHGSVSLGCDGEGDETESKRPKLDTSAIEMNAASRAVREPRVVVQTTSEVDILDDGYRWRKYGQKVVKGNPNPRSYYKCTHPGCNVRKHVERAAHDLKSVITTYEGKHNHDVPAARNSGHPSSSPSNTTSNAGPQPHGLLPRAESTQGGLVRFEGHAPLGTFGLPGMEQLRPPTSFTFAMGQPGLMNLTMAGFGPLAPTKMSVPPSVHSYIGHGPPVEGLMIPKGEPNEEPMPETRLPMLNGGPVYHQMTMNGVPLRPQL; encoded by the exons atgcttctctctctctcgctctctcgaaTCCTTCCTATTTCTCGTCTCTATCTCGGTCAAACCGCTCTCTGGGGCTGGGTATCTCTTTGTGTCCGTTCTAGAAGaagtaaaaagaagagattgctGCAGGAATTTTTTGATTTTCCAACAGAAGAAAGGACGGAAGAAGGAAAGATCTCATGTTTTGTGTCAG ATCTGACAGGACTTACTATCTGTATCGGGAGCAGAATTGAATCGATCACTGGTGGGATGGACGACAAGACCGCCATGATGGAGGACTGGACGCTTCCGAATCCCAGCCCAAGAACCTTAATCTCAAACCTTTTGAATGAGGAGTTCGGTTCCAGATCATTCTCGGATTTGTTATCAGGGAAGGAAAATGAGACGCCTCCAAATGCACCGGAGACGGAAAAGGTGGATAGGGTTACAAAAGTGGAGGGGGGTGAGGCATCAAATGATCACCCGCTGGAACCAAATTGGTCTGGAGCTCATAAATTGAACTCGCATGGAGGACTTGCTGAGAGGATGGCTGCTAGTGGGTTTAATGTGCCGAAGCTCAATACTGCTTGCATCGGACAAGCTAACATGGATGCATCATCCTCAGGTGTCCGGTCTCCATATCTGACAATTCCACCGGGTCTAAGCCCTACAACATTGTTGGAGTCTCCGGTTTTTCTCTGTAATTCTTTG GCTCAACCATCTCCCACCACAGGCAAGTTTCTTTTTGCTCGGAACAATAACACAggcccactgtcagtgtcagtctCAGCAGCTTCTATTAAATGTGATGACCTACTTGAAGATGTTCCTGAAGCATTTGCTTTCAAGCCCCCCTTGGAATCACACTCATTTTATTCAAGTTCTGAAATGAAG GTTGCTCCAGACTTCGGTCAGCCACAAACACTATCAAGTATGAGAGTATCAATTCAATCGGGCGACTCTAAAGAAATGGGAACTACAGAAGCTGGCACTATGCATGTCCTAAACCAACAAGAATTCAACCTTCAGGAGAGTAAAGATGCTATACCTGATTCCTTCATGAGTAGTGACCGTTCTCTGCCCCTTGATGAACAACAGGAAGGAGACAGAGACCTTAGAGGAGAGCTATCATCTGTGGCTGTTGGTGCCCCAGCAGAGGATGGTTACAATTGGAGGAAGTATGGACAGAAACAGGTCAAGGGTAGTGAGTACCCTAGAAGTTATTACAAATGCACTCATCTAAACTGTCAGGTAAAGAAAAAGGTGGAACGCTCTCAAGAGGGTCACTTCACAGAGATTATCTACAAGGGTGAACACAATCATCCCAAGCCTCCTCCAAATCGCCGATCTGGTGTTTTGTTGTCCAACCCATTTAATGATGCAGAAATTGATGGTTCAGATCAACCTGGATCACAAATGACTACTGATAGCAAGCCCATGTGGGTGGGTAGAAACATGGGGAATGAAGGACACGATTGGCAGGGTGACCTGGAGGCTACGTCATCTGCCCATGTCACTGCTGAATGTTGTGACCCCTCAGCTGCCGTGCAACAGAGACCAGATGGACCACGTTTATCCTCAGATGCTATAGATGTTTCATCCACAATGTCCAGTGGTGAAGATGAGGATGACCAGGCCACCCATGGCAGTGTATCACTGGGCTGTGATGGTGAGGGAGATGAGACCGAATCGAAAAGACC GAAGCTAGACACCAGTGCTATTGAGATGAATGCAGCTTCCAGGGCAGTTCGTGAACCAAGGGTTGTGGTTCAGACGACCAGTGAGGTTGATATCCTTGATGATGGGTATCGTTGGCGCAAATATGGACAGAAGGTGGTCAAAGGAAATCCAAATCCAAG AAGCTATTATAAGTGCACACATCCAGGTTGTAATGTTAGAAAACATGTGGAGAGGGCAGCACATGATCTGAAGTCAGTCATCACAACGTATGAGGGCAAACACAACCACGATGTCCCTGCTGCAAGAAACAGTGGTCACCCCAGCTCTTCTCCTTCCAATACCACATCAAATGCAGGACCTCAACCTCATGGCCTGCTTCCAAGAGCAGAATCGACCCAAGGTGGTTTGGTGAGGTTTGAAGGCCATGCACCTCTTGGCACATTTGGCCTCCCTGGAATGGAGCAGCTTAGACCACCAACCAGCTTCACTTTTGCGATGGGCCAACCGGGCCTAATGAACCTCACCATGGCTGGCTTTGGTCCTCTAGCTCCGACGAAGATGTCAGTTCCCCCTTCAGTTCACTCGTATATAGGGCATGGCCCGCCTGTTGAAGGACTCATGATACCCAAAGGAGAGCCCAACGAGGAACCAATGCCAGAGACGAGGCTGCCCATGCTAAATGGAGGTCCAGTGTACCATCAGATGACAATGAACGGCGTGCCTCTAAGACCCCAGCTGTAA
- the LOC103986869 gene encoding probable WRKY transcription factor 34 isoform X2, giving the protein MDDKTAMMEDWTLPNPSPRTLISNLLNEEFGSRSFSDLLSGKENETPPNAPETEKVDRVTKVEGGEASNDHPLEPNWSGAHKLNSHGGLAERMAASGFNVPKLNTACIGQANMDASSSGVRSPYLTIPPGLSPTTLLESPVFLCNSLAQPSPTTGKFLFARNNNTGPLSVSVSAASIKCDDLLEDVPEAFAFKPPLESHSFYSSSEMKVAPDFGQPQTLSSMRVSIQSGDSKEMGTTEAGTMHVLNQQEFNLQESKDAIPDSFMSSDRSLPLDEQQEGDRDLRGELSSVAVGAPAEDGYNWRKYGQKQVKGSEYPRSYYKCTHLNCQVKKKVERSQEGHFTEIIYKGEHNHPKPPPNRRSGVLLSNPFNDAEIDGSDQPGSQMTTDSKPMWVGRNMGNEGHDWQGDLEATSSAHVTAECCDPSAAVQQRPDGPRLSSDAIDVSSTMSSGEDEDDQATHGSVSLGCDGEGDETESKRPKLDTSAIEMNAASRAVREPRVVVQTTSEVDILDDGYRWRKYGQKVVKGNPNPRSYYKCTHPGCNVRKHVERAAHDLKSVITTYEGKHNHDVPAARNSGHPSSSPSNTTSNAGPQPHGLLPRAESTQGGLVRFEGHAPLGTFGLPGMEQLRPPTSFTFAMGQPGLMNLTMAGFGPLAPTKMSVPPSVHSYIGHGPPVEGLMIPKGEPNEEPMPETRLPMLNGGPVYHQMTMNGVPLRPQL; this is encoded by the exons ATGGACGACAAGACCGCCATGATGGAGGACTGGACGCTTCCGAATCCCAGCCCAAGAACCTTAATCTCAAACCTTTTGAATGAGGAGTTCGGTTCCAGATCATTCTCGGATTTGTTATCAGGGAAGGAAAATGAGACGCCTCCAAATGCACCGGAGACGGAAAAGGTGGATAGGGTTACAAAAGTGGAGGGGGGTGAGGCATCAAATGATCACCCGCTGGAACCAAATTGGTCTGGAGCTCATAAATTGAACTCGCATGGAGGACTTGCTGAGAGGATGGCTGCTAGTGGGTTTAATGTGCCGAAGCTCAATACTGCTTGCATCGGACAAGCTAACATGGATGCATCATCCTCAGGTGTCCGGTCTCCATATCTGACAATTCCACCGGGTCTAAGCCCTACAACATTGTTGGAGTCTCCGGTTTTTCTCTGTAATTCTTTG GCTCAACCATCTCCCACCACAGGCAAGTTTCTTTTTGCTCGGAACAATAACACAggcccactgtcagtgtcagtctCAGCAGCTTCTATTAAATGTGATGACCTACTTGAAGATGTTCCTGAAGCATTTGCTTTCAAGCCCCCCTTGGAATCACACTCATTTTATTCAAGTTCTGAAATGAAG GTTGCTCCAGACTTCGGTCAGCCACAAACACTATCAAGTATGAGAGTATCAATTCAATCGGGCGACTCTAAAGAAATGGGAACTACAGAAGCTGGCACTATGCATGTCCTAAACCAACAAGAATTCAACCTTCAGGAGAGTAAAGATGCTATACCTGATTCCTTCATGAGTAGTGACCGTTCTCTGCCCCTTGATGAACAACAGGAAGGAGACAGAGACCTTAGAGGAGAGCTATCATCTGTGGCTGTTGGTGCCCCAGCAGAGGATGGTTACAATTGGAGGAAGTATGGACAGAAACAGGTCAAGGGTAGTGAGTACCCTAGAAGTTATTACAAATGCACTCATCTAAACTGTCAGGTAAAGAAAAAGGTGGAACGCTCTCAAGAGGGTCACTTCACAGAGATTATCTACAAGGGTGAACACAATCATCCCAAGCCTCCTCCAAATCGCCGATCTGGTGTTTTGTTGTCCAACCCATTTAATGATGCAGAAATTGATGGTTCAGATCAACCTGGATCACAAATGACTACTGATAGCAAGCCCATGTGGGTGGGTAGAAACATGGGGAATGAAGGACACGATTGGCAGGGTGACCTGGAGGCTACGTCATCTGCCCATGTCACTGCTGAATGTTGTGACCCCTCAGCTGCCGTGCAACAGAGACCAGATGGACCACGTTTATCCTCAGATGCTATAGATGTTTCATCCACAATGTCCAGTGGTGAAGATGAGGATGACCAGGCCACCCATGGCAGTGTATCACTGGGCTGTGATGGTGAGGGAGATGAGACCGAATCGAAAAGACC GAAGCTAGACACCAGTGCTATTGAGATGAATGCAGCTTCCAGGGCAGTTCGTGAACCAAGGGTTGTGGTTCAGACGACCAGTGAGGTTGATATCCTTGATGATGGGTATCGTTGGCGCAAATATGGACAGAAGGTGGTCAAAGGAAATCCAAATCCAAG AAGCTATTATAAGTGCACACATCCAGGTTGTAATGTTAGAAAACATGTGGAGAGGGCAGCACATGATCTGAAGTCAGTCATCACAACGTATGAGGGCAAACACAACCACGATGTCCCTGCTGCAAGAAACAGTGGTCACCCCAGCTCTTCTCCTTCCAATACCACATCAAATGCAGGACCTCAACCTCATGGCCTGCTTCCAAGAGCAGAATCGACCCAAGGTGGTTTGGTGAGGTTTGAAGGCCATGCACCTCTTGGCACATTTGGCCTCCCTGGAATGGAGCAGCTTAGACCACCAACCAGCTTCACTTTTGCGATGGGCCAACCGGGCCTAATGAACCTCACCATGGCTGGCTTTGGTCCTCTAGCTCCGACGAAGATGTCAGTTCCCCCTTCAGTTCACTCGTATATAGGGCATGGCCCGCCTGTTGAAGGACTCATGATACCCAAAGGAGAGCCCAACGAGGAACCAATGCCAGAGACGAGGCTGCCCATGCTAAATGGAGGTCCAGTGTACCATCAGATGACAATGAACGGCGTGCCTCTAAGACCCCAGCTGTAA